The genomic DNA TGCCTCGGCTTCCTCCTGTGTCGTGGGCGGGGCCGCCACCGACAGCGTCAAGTGGTCCCAGGCGAGGGCCACGACCCGGATGCCGAAGCGGTCCTCCCAGGTGCGCAGGACGGCACAGAGCCGGGCCACGTCCCCCTCGTAGTTGATCGCGCCGGTCCATCCGATCGCCGCCGGTATGTCCGCGCTGCGGCGGGCCGGTACCAGCGCGAGACGCGGCTCCTTGAACCAAGAGTCGCTGCCCGTAAGGGAGTCGGCGATCTCGGCGGCGTGGGCGTCGGGGTCGACGGGCTGCGCCTGCTGCGTGGCGGGCGCGAGCCCCGGCCACTCGGCACCGTACGGCGCGATCGTCTCGTCGAACGTCGCCTGCTCGCCGAAGGTCTCCAGGACGATCCGGGCGGCGGCCTCCTTGCCGGGGTAGTCCTCGGCCGGGGCGGCTTCGTCCGCCGCGTACTCCTCCCAGAACGCCTCCAGCACCTCTTCGGCGTCGTGATCCCCGGGATACGACACCTCGTCGGGCAGCAACTGCCATCCCTCGGGCCCGCCCAGTTCGCTGTCCCCCTCCACCAGCACGGGGAGCAGCCCGGCGGCCCGGCGAGCGGGCTGGAGCGCGTCGTAGTCACCGGGCCTCGCCGGTCCGTCCGCGCACCACAACAGCGGTTCGTCCGACGGGCCTTCGTCCGTCACGTCGATCAGTCTCCCGGGAGGGAGCACAAGCCCGAGCGAACTGCCGCTCGGGTCGGCCGCCAGCTTCGGCAGCGGGTTGGGAAGAGTCGCCATGAGAGTGACTTTAGAGGCGCCCACTGACAGTCGCCCCGCCGCGCCGTGACTACCGGGTGGCGGTGAACGCGGCCCAGGCGGCGGGGGCGAGTTGGAGCGTGGGGCCGCTGGCTTCGGGGTTTTTGGAGTCGCGGATGTGGATGGTGTGGGGGCAGGTGGCTACCTCGACGCATTGGCCGCCCTCGTCGCTGCTGTAGCTGGACTTGCGCCAGGTGTAGGCGACTTCGAGGCAGGCGCCGCCTTCGCTGCCGCTGTAGCTCGACTTGAACCACTGAAGCGCGGTGCTCATTGGTCTCCTAGGAGGCTGCCGAGTACGTCGTGAATGCGGTCCAGGCGGTGGGTGAGACCGTGAAGGTGGGGCCGCTGCCGTCCGGGTTTTTGGAGTCGCGGATGTGGATGGTGTGGGGGCAGGTGGCTACCTCGACGCATTGGCCGCCCTCGTCGCCGCTGTAGCTGGACTTGCGCCAGGTGTAAGCGACTTCGAGGCAGGCGCCGCCTTCGCTGTTGCTGTAGCTCGACTTGAACCACTGAAGTCCGGTGCTCATTGATCTCCTAGCAGACGGTCCAGCAGGCTTCGTGAGTCCTCGATGGTGAGTGCCTGCGTCCGCAGCATTGCATATTTACGCGTCAGGATGGACACCTCATCCGGGTCGGAGACCCACTGGCTGCCACGTGTGGACTCTGCGTAGGCGAGGTGCTGGTGATCGGGCGTCTCCAGGAGGATGAAGGGGCCCGCGTCTCCTGCGTGAGAGGTCCGATTCAGCGGGAGGATCTGAAAGGACAGACCCGGGAGTTGGGAGTACTCGCGTAGAGCGTGCAGTTGGGTGCGGTGCGTCTCGTGGCCTCCGTTGGGCCACAGCAGCGCGGGCTCCCAGACGACGAAGCTCATCGTCGGCGGAGTCTTGCGCTGCAAGATCTCCTGGCGGCTGATACGGCCCGCAACCTTCGTCTCCAACTCGTCCTCGTCGTACGCCGGAAGGCGACTGCTCAGCAGCGCACGGGCGTATGCCTCGGTCTGGAGCAACCCCGGGACGACCGCGTTGTCGTACCAGGACAGAGAGATGGCCTCGCGCTCCTGGCGCATGTACTCCTCGGCGTAGAGCGGGAATTGGTCGATCTCCGGCAGGTTTTCGACTCCCGCCTCGAACGTCCCCTTCGTGTCGAGGATCTTGTCCAGCGTCCTCGCGAGCGAGGGCATCAGCCGGCGCCTGCCCTGCTCTACCGACGCGATCGTCTCCTCGTCGACCATGGCCCGCTCGGCGAGCTGGCGTTGTGTCAACCCGGCGGCCATGCGGGCTGCTTTCACCTGTGAGCCCAGCAGCCGCATCGCCGAGCGGTTCTTCTTGGAGTTCATTCTGTGGTGCTCCCCACATCCACCCGTTTCGGACCCCGCGCGAACCCGTACTCCACCCGTACAAAAACGGATCCAGGGCTCACGCCCTGTCAACGGTAGTGACGTTGCGCAACTCTTGTCCCGTGAACCTGAGTGAGAAGTTCTTCCGGCGCGAACGCCGGTCCGTTCCCGCTGCCAGGGATTTCGCTCACGCGTTTCTGGCCGCGTGGGGGCTCGCCGGGACCGAGCGCGGCGCCGATGTACTGCTGTGCGTCAGCGAGTTGGCGACCAACGCACTGGTGCACGGGGTGCCGCCGGGGCGTCAGTTCCGGCTGGTGCTGCGGTGCGACGGGCGGGTGTTGCACGCCGAGGTGCATGACAGCGGGGGTGGGGTTCCGCGCGTCGGCGACCATCCCGACGGTACGGATGAGGGTGGGCGTGGGCTGCTGCTCGTGTCGGCGCTCTCGGACAAGTGGGGGGTGCGGGAACGGGACTTCGGGAAGGTGGTGTGGGCGGAGTTCGCGTGTGAGGGGGGTGGGGTCTCAGGTCTCGCTCTCGGGGCGGGTCATGAACCTCGGGATGAGCAGGTCTCGGTAGGGCCCGAAGATCTGATCCGGGGAGAGCTCTTGGTCGGCGAGCACACTGGCGATCCGGTCGAGTTCCGTCGCTGACTCTCTGCAAATGATCAGAGGCATTACTTCCGCGGCCAGTTCCCGAGCGGCACGGTCGAGGGGCGGCGGCCACTTCCGGTGAAGGGCCGCTACCACGTCGGCCAGATCCTGCCAGTCGCCTTTGTACATGACCGGGAGCATCTCGAAGAGATACACGCGAGGCGGCTTGACCCACAAGTGCAGGAGCAACTCGGTCTGGGCGATGGGAGGTTGGGGCAGCGCATCGAAGAGGAGCCAGTCCAGGCGGGTATCGTTCTGCTCGTCCTCGTCCCTCAGCTCGTCGAGCAGGGCGAGGGTCTCCTTGGTTGGCCACTCGCGGACGACGGTCTGGATTACATGGCTGTTGCGCACGCTCAGGCGGCGGCCCTGGTCGAGTTGCTCCCGCAGGTAGTCCGTGACATCCGCTCGCGGTCGCTGGACGAATGCGGTGATCCCCGATCGGACCAACCTCGGCAGTTCGTCACAGGCGCCGACCAGTTCCACGGTCAGGGAGAGCACATCGCCCGGGGTGCGCCGCAGCACCGCTGCCAGCAGCATCTGCGCACCCTGCTCGGCCCGTCGCATGGAGCCCGACCTCGCGGTCAGCGCCAGAACCAGCGGCGCGAGCTTTTCCGGCGGCAAGGAGAGCGCCAGCGCGGCCCGCAGCCGTACAGAACCCTCCGACCATCGATGCGCCAGGAGTCGGTCCGCCAGCAGCATGACATCACGTGGCCACCAGTTCCATGCGATCGCCTCGAAGGACGGATCCGCAGGGTCCCGCGTGGCCAGCAGTGCGACCGCGGCCTCCTCGGCCTTGGTGAAGGCGCTCGTCGGCACCTCGGCCAACATGTCCCACCACAACGGGTTGTCCGTGGCGTCCGCGCTGGTCGGGCCATTGTCCGCGTTGTCCACGGTGGACAGCGGGAGCGTCTCCGCACCGTCGTCCAGAGCGGTCACGGCACCGCGCAGACGGTCCGCGATCGTCCGGCTGACCGCCTCGGCCCGGTCGAGGGCCGTGTCCACGTCGTCGCCGTAGGCATTCTGCGCGGTGACCTCCTCCGCGCCCGGCCCCGGAAGCTGCGCGGCCCCCCGCTCGCGACGGATCTCCCTGGTTCGGGTCATGGCCTCCGCGAGGAGCGCGATGGCCAGTTGGCGGTCGCGTTCCGTGAGGGCCAACTGGGAGCTGGTGCGGTCGTGGCGTTCGATCGTGCGGGTCAGTTCCGAGTCGATGCTCCGGAGACGCGACAGGTCGGGTGGGATGGCCGCCATGGTCAACTCCCGCTCACGGGTGAGGTGTTCCACCTCGTCGACGAGTACGCGCACCCACACGGACAGCCCGGACACGAGGCCGGTTGCGTCACGCAGGGCCAGTTCGGACTCGTATCGGACCCGGTGGAGGGACTCCAACTGGTCGTTCTTGACCCGGAGTTCCTCATACAGCTCGATCGTTCTCGCCTGGGCGGCCACCGCCACATTTCTGATGACCGGGTCCTTCTCCTTCCTCACGTCGAGGACTGGCGTACGCCGGTCCCCCGCCCTGGCCAGCAGGTCCAGGCCCTCTTTGAGCAGGCGTTGGCGGCTCGGCCGTAGTTCCGGCGCGGTCGTGCAGGCCTCGACGACCGCCGTGACGAACCCGGCGTCGAGCTTGGCCCCCGCCAGCCGCTCACCGATCGCGGCCCTGCCCAGACCGGTCACGTCCGTCTCGGCCAGCGCCCGCACTGTCATGCCCGCGACCTCCATGCGCTTGCGTAGGAACGTGACGAGAGCCTTGTACTCCTCCGTGTCCGCCCGCACAGGTGCGAACTTCCGGCCCGCCCGACGGGGCGACTGCTGCTCGGTCATCTGTCCCCCGGTTCCGATGCCCATATGTCCATGGACAAAGGGCATTGTCCGGCAACGCAGGGCCCGTGGTCAGGCACTTCCGCATCGCGGTTGAGGACAAATCGCCGTCCTGCGCACGCTGTTCGCAGCCCACCCACGGAGAAACGAGAACCGACCATGCCCGCGCCCAAACGCACACACCCCCGCACCCTCGACCTGCTCGCCTTCCTCGCCGTCCTGACAACCGGCGTCGTTCTGCTGCTCATCGGCGTCCCCCCGAACTCCCTCGCGATCGTGGTCGTGGCCATGGGCGGCCTGTACGGCGCCTGGCTGGGCATCGGTCGGGGCGACTGAACAGTGCTCAACGGAACCGTGAACTCCGCAAACCGGGGCACAACCCTCCACCCGCACCGCCGGTCACTCGTGAGTGTCGGAATCCCCTGCTTCACACGGAGGTTGTGCCATGCCCGCTCCCCGTATCAGCCGCAGGACCCTGCGCGCCGCCTCGGCCCTCGGCCTGGCCGTCGGTGCCGGGCTGGCCATGACGGTCGCCCTGCCCACCAGCGCCGGAGCCGCGACCGCGTCGGCGACGGTGACGAAGACCAACGACAACCGGCTCGTGTACAAGGCGGCGCCCGGACAGGTCAACAAGGTGAGTGCCAAGGCGACTTCGACGGACGGCGGCGACAGCATCACCTACGTCATCGACGACGTGGTCCCGGTCGGCATCGCCGCCGGCGTCCCCTGCACCCACCCCAGCGCCTCGGACCTCACCAAGATCTCCTGCAAGGCCACCGGCGGGTCGAGCGGCTCCCCGTTCGCCGTCATCCTGATATCCCTCGGCGACCGCGACGACTCCATCAGCTACGACAACGCCACCGGCCAGGCTCTCAACTCGGCCCTGCTGATGCTGGGTTCGGGCAACGACAAGGCCGTGGACACCGGCAAGGTCGACGGCAACGAGATCGACGGCGAGGACGGGAACGACTCCGTCGTGGTCGGCACCGACGCCATCGTCTTCGGCGACGCGGGCAACGACACGGTCCGACTCGGCGCCCGCTCCCAGGCGTTGACCTTCTCCGGCAACGACACGGTCTACGCCGACGGCGTCGGCAACTGGGTGGACGCGGGCCCGGGCAACGACCACCTCTACGGCGGCGCGGGCAAGCAGACCCTGAACGGCGACGCGGGCAACGACACCATCCGCGGCGGCACCGGCAACGACGTCCTCCACGGCGACGCGGGCAACGACATCCTGTACGGCAACAGCGGCAACGACACGCTCTACGGTGAGGCCGGCAACGACAAGCTGTACGGCGGCCCGGGCCACGACAGGCTCTCGGGCGGGGCGGGCCGCAACGTCGTACACCAGGACTGAACGTCGTAGACCGACCGACCGACCGACCGGATCGACCGGATCGACCGGACCGGCAGTGGGCGGACACAGCGGCGAATCCTCACCGAGCAGTCACCCGGCGGGAGTTCGCCGCTTCCGTAGGCCGTAAGGGGGAAAACCGCTTCACGTCCACCTATGAATGCATATGCGTCATCCAGTATCTGATCCATGAGATCTCTGTTTGCGACCGGACGCCTCTGCCTGACGGCCGCGGTCGGTGCCGCGCTGATCGCGATGCCGACACCCGCCGCGTCGGCGTCCGTGACGACGACCACCACCACGGCGGCCGCTCCTCCGAGCGCGTGCAAGACGGTGAAGAACTACAGCAAGTACAAGCGGCGGTGGATGAAGGCGGAAGCCTGCCTGAAGGTCCAGGACGGCAAGCCCGCGATGTACTTCTGGGGCGAGTGCCAGATCCAGGACAAGTCCACCGCCTATTCGTGGCACTACGAGACCTGCGTCGTCAAGGCGATCTACACGTTGAGCAAGGACGGGAAGGAGCTGACGAACGGGTCGTTCACGTACGACTCCATCACCGACGGCGTGCACGACGCCTACAAGGCGTACGACTGCCAGGGCACCGGCACCTACACCCTGCACGCCGAGCAGAACTCCTACGGCAACAACGCCTTCGGCGAGGACGACCCTGCCTACACCGAGGTCTCCGTGTCGGCCACCGGCTGCTGAACCCGGCGTCCCAACATCCGCCGCACCCGCCGTACTTGACGATTGTCCGCGACCGCGTCCAGGAACCGCCGCCCGCCCCCGACCGCATACGCCGGGCCCTCCAGGCGGAGCAGCGCGCCGTCGCCGACGATCGCGTACGCGAGGGGGGCGGCCGTCTTCGGGAGGCCGACCGGGTGGCGGCCGTCGGGGAGCTTCAGGCGGGCGGGGAGGCGGAGTCGGGCCGTGGTGGTGCCGGGGGCGGGGAGCAGGTCGGCGGTCACTCCGAGCGTGCCCACGGTGAGCTTGAGGTGGGCGGGGGTGCCGTCCGGTGTCGCCGCCACGTACGGGAGGGGGAGCGAACTGCCCTCGATCCGCTCGGAGTTGGTCGCGGCGGCCGCGGAAATGTCCTGGCCCAGCTTGCGTTGGCGCTGGTCCACGTCCAGGGCGAGCTGGCCGCTGCCCGTCCAGTAGGGGAGGGCGAGCCGGCCGCCGGTGAGGGCCGGGGTCGTCGCCGGGGCGCCCGGTGTGCCGGTGCCCGTCACGCGTACCAGGCGGTCCACGCCCAGGAGTTGGACGAACGCCCACACGTCGTGCACGCCCCGCTCCAACGGGCGCCCGCCCGCCATGCGTTCGGGGTCGAGGGACAGCCGGCCGGTGGCGATCACCTGCGAACGGCCCTCGCCCAGCGGCCGCAGCCGCACTGCGAGGTCGCCCTCCGGGTACCACCAGTCCTCGCGGTCCCGGTCCTTCACCACCAGCTCGGCGTACGCCAGGCGGAAGGGGTCGGGGACCTCCCAGCCGTCGTCGGTGCCCGGCACGCCGGTCAGCAACTCCGGGTCCAGGTACCACTTCTCGTCCCGCTCGACGAGGACGAGGGGCTCGCCGTCGCCGCGCAGCAGGTCCAGCGTGACGTCGGCGACCAACCGGCCGTCCTCCCACCGCAGTTCGCCGACCTCGCTGCGGGCCTTCACCTCGCGGACGCGCTCCGCGAGGGCGACCGCGCCGTCGAAGTCGTCGGCTTCGAGCAGTTCGGCGCGCAGCCGGGAGACGGCGGGCAGCCCCTCCCGTACGGCCGCCGGGAACTCCTCCAGGGCCACCTTCCGGGCCGCCTCGAAACGCTGCCGCTGCTCGGCCGGGTCCTCGCGGAGGATCTCGGGCTCACGGGCGCGGGAGAGGACCTCGACGTGGTAGAGGCGGTGGAGGAGACGGTTCTGGAGGGCGTCGATGTCGTCGGACGCGGGCGTGCCGTCCTTGAACTGGCCGATGATCGTGCGGGTGTTGGACCAGAAACCGTGCCGGGGGTTGAAGCGGTGCTGGGTGTTGTTGCCGCCGTCGTCCCGCTTCATCCAGTAGTAGACGGGATAGTCGGCGAGGATCGCGATCCGCTCCGCCTTGAGATACGCGGCGCTGACGAAGGCCAGGTCCTCCAGGATCCACGGGCCCTCGGGGAAGCGCAGCCCGTGCTCCTCGACGAACGCCCGCCGGAACATCTTGTGCGGCGACATGCTCTGCATCAGCTCGTCGTTCTCGATCGTGCAGGCGTCCACCGTGTACCGGAACAGCCGCCTCGGCCGCACCATCGTGCTGGACATCTTGCCGAGGACGACATCGGCGTCGTTGCGCTTCGCGTGCTCGTACAGCTTCTCCAGGGCCTCGGTCCCGAGCTTGTCGTCATGGTCGACGAACTGCATGTACTCGCCCTTGGCGTGCCGCATGCCGACGTTGCGGGGCGCGCCCGGCCAGCCCGAGTTGGGCTGGGTGTGCACCTGGACGTTCGGGTGCCCGGCGGCGATCTTCCGCAGTCGGCTCAGGGTGTCGTCGGTCGAACCGTCGTCGACGTAGATGACCTCGTACTCGTCCGCCGGCAGGCTCTGGCCCAACAGCGACGGCGCGCACTCGTCGACGTACTTCCCGGTGTTGTAGACGGGAACGATCACGCTGACTTTGACTCTCGGCATCCCAGGACCCTACACAGTCGCCCGTACGGTCACCCGCACGGCCACCGTACGTCCATCGCGCGGCTACCTCACGCGCCCGTCGACGCATTCCTCCTTGCCGCCCGCCACCGGGCGGAAGCAGGACCGGACCACGGTCCCGGGGCCGGTCACGGCCATCACGGTGTAGATGTACGTGTTCGCCTCGTCGGACGTCCTGACCTGCGCGCGGCGTACGGTGGCCGCCCGGCCGCCCGTCCGGCCGCTCACGTCCATCTCGATCCGGTCGCCGATCCGCCCGCCCCACATCCGCGCCCAGGTCGTCCCGCACTCGCCGCTGTGCCGCAACTGCAGATAGGCCCCGGTGGCCGTCCGGTACGTGACGAGGGTGTCCGGCTGGGCGCCGCAGTGCATGGTCATCGGGCTCCTGCCCTCGCAGCTCGCCTCGTGGCAGCGCGGGCCGGTGACGGCGCCGGTCGTGGACGGGAGCGTGGACGACGCCTGCGGGGAGGGATGGTGGGGGAGCAGCAGCAGGGCGACGGCCACACCGCCCACCGCCAGGGCACACACCGACCCGAGTACGGCCAGGGCGGCCACGCCCCGGCGATGACCGGACTCCGCGACGTCCGGCACCGGGGACGCGGGAGGCGCCGGGGGCGGTGCGGGCGCGGTCACCCCCTCCGACGCGCCGCGTCCGCTCGTCTCCGCCTCCGCGATCTCCCACAGCGCGACACACCGGCCCACCGGCTCCCCGGCCAGCCGGCACAGCTCCTCCACCGCCTCCCTCGGCGGCAGGGTCTTGCCGTTCAGATACCGCTCCCACGACGACTTGCTGTACGGCGTCTTCGCCGCCAGCCCCGCCAGACTCAGCCCGGTGCGCGTCTTCAACTCCCGTAGAGAGGAGACCAGTTGGTTCATCCCCGGAGAGCTTTCCAGGTCTGCGGCCCGACCATCCCGTCCACATGCAGCCCCGCGTGCTTCTGCAGCGCCTTGACCGCGCCGAAGGTCAGCGGACCGAAGTCCCCGTCGATCCCGCCCGGCGAGAACCCCGCCCGCCGCAGCAGACACTGCGCCTCGGCCACCTCCACCCCGTCGTTGCCGTACGCCACGGTGTCCTCCCGGGTACGGCTGTTCCCCGCGTACCAGAGGCCGTCGACCCGCTTCAGACGGCAGGTGTACGACAGCTCCGGCGGCGCGCTCGAGGAACTGGCCGGGGCGGCGAGCGGGGCGATGGACGCCGTGGCGCCGGCGCTGCTGCTGTCGTGGTCGTGGTCGTTGTCGTCGTTCATGATCCGTACGGTGATGAGCACCGCCGAGGAGACGGCCAGAACCAGGGTCACCGCGCCCGCCACGAGGGCGATGAGCAGGGAGCGCCCCGGTGGGGCCGGTCTCTCGGGGCCGGCCGAGAGGAGTTCCATGTCGGGCTCGGGTTCGGGCTCGGGTTCCTGCGTCGGAGTCAGGTGTCGTGGTGACGCCCAGCCCTCCGCCGCGACCTCGTGGAGCGCGAGCAGGCGGGTCGGATCGTCGTCGCCCGCGATCCGGGCCAGGGCCTCGACGGCCTCTCGGGGCGGCAGGGTCCGGCCGCCCAGATAGCGCTCCCAGGACTTCGGGCTGTACCCCGTCTTCGCCGCGAGCTGACGGATGCTCAGCCCGCTGTGATCCTTCAGTCGGCGTAACCGGATCACCAACTGCCTTGCGCGCGGGTTGAGTTCTGCGGGCAGTTGCTTCCAACGCGACATGTGTCCCCCACTCGCGTTCAGTTCAAGGGCTGCGCGGTCAACGGCCCCTGTTCCCCCACGCATGTGCACGAGGGGCGGCGGCAAAAGGTTCCCGCCCGGGTCGGGAACCGGCCACCGCGCGCCACAGCCGTCCCGTCATACCGTCCCGGCGGACCGCGTCCCCGCAGGCCCAGGGATGCGACGTCCCGCGAGGTCGTCACCTTCGTGGCAACTGTGGCTGCCCGTACCGGTCGCCGCGCAGTCTCGTGTCGTCAGCCCGAACAACGACTCGAAAGGCACCCGAATGCGATCGAACGTTCTGGCCCGGACCCTGGTCGGCGTCACCGCCGTCGTAGGGCTCTCCATAGGAAGCCTGGCGACCGCGGGCACGAGCTTCGCGGCGTCCCAGACGGCCGCCAACTCGGCGGTGAGCGCACAGCCCGCCAGCGCCCTGGCGTCGGAGAACTTCGGCCTCAACACGGCGCGGGCCAAGAACTGGCAGTGCTGGCTGCGCGACAACGGCTACAGCCCCGGCACGATCGACGGGGACCTGGGCACCAACAGTTGGAAGGCGGCGCAGCGCTTCTTCAACGCCCAGGGCCTCAACGCCGGCACCGTCGACGGAGACCCCGGACCCAACACGATCAGGGCGCTGCAGCGCTACCTGAACTTCTTCGGCTACGGCCTCAGCGTCGACGGGCAGGCCGGGACGAACACCCGGGCCGCGTTCTGGGACTTCAACGCGTACGGCTGCTGATCCGGCCCGAAGTCATCGCACACGCACCGCGGCCCGTTCTCTTCCCGGGGAGGAGGACGGGCCGCGGCCGCGACAGCCGAAACAACGACTCGAAAGGCACCCGCATGCGATCGAACGTTCTGGCCCGGACCCTGGTGGGCGTCACCGCCGTCGTGGGGCTCTCCGTGGGAAGCCTGGCGACCGCGGGCACGAGCTTCGCGGCATCCCGGCCGGCCGCCAAGTCGGCGGTGAGCGCACCGACCATCGGTGTCCCCATCCCGTCGAACAACTTTGGCCTGACCACGGAACGGGCGAAGAACTGGCAGTGCCGGCTGCGCGACAACGGCTACGACCCCGGCCCGATCAACGGGATTCTCGGCTCCGAGAGTTGGAGGGCGGCGCAGAGCATGTTCAACGACCTGGGCCTCCGCGCCGGCCCCGTCGACGGAGACCCCGCAACCAACACGCTCGTTCCGTTGCAGCGCTACCTGAACCTCTTCGGCTACGGCATCGCTGTCGACGGGATCTTCGGAGTGCAGACCAAGTCGGCGTTCTCGGACCTCAACTCCACCGGCTGCTGATCCGGCCCGACACGGGCCGGTACGGGTCTCAGAGGCGCTCGGGCGTCCTGATGCCCAGCAGGGCCATCCCCCGCTGCAACGTCCGAGCCGTCAGGTCCACCAGGAACAGGCGGTTCTCGACGACCTCCGGCGCGTTGTCCGGGGACAGCACGTGGCACTGGTCGTAGAACGTCGTGAGCGTGGACGCCAGTTGGTACAGGTACGCCGTCAGCTTGTGCGGGGCGTACTCCTTCGCCGACTCCGCGATCACCTCGCCGAACTGGTCCAGGTGCAGGCCCAACGCCCGCTCCGCCGGGGCCAGTTCGAGCTCCGGGTGGGCCGAGGGGCGGGCCTCGCCGGCCTTGCGGAGGATCGACTGGATACGGGCGTAGGCGTACTGGAGGTACACCGACGTGTCGCCGCTCAGCGAGAC from Streptomyces sp. NBC_01478 includes the following:
- a CDS encoding DUF397 domain-containing protein translates to MSTALQWFKSSYSGSEGGACLEVAYTWRKSSYSSDEGGQCVEVATCPHTIHIRDSKNPEASGPTLQLAPAAWAAFTATR
- a CDS encoding DUF4253 domain-containing protein, with protein sequence MATLPNPLPKLAADPSGSSLGLVLPPGRLIDVTDEGPSDEPLLWCADGPARPGDYDALQPARRAAGLLPVLVEGDSELGGPEGWQLLPDEVSYPGDHDAEEVLEAFWEEYAADEAAPAEDYPGKEAAARIVLETFGEQATFDETIAPYGAEWPGLAPATQQAQPVDPDAHAAEIADSLTGSDSWFKEPRLALVPARRSADIPAAIGWTGAINYEGDVARLCAVLRTWEDRFGIRVVALAWDHLTLSVAAPPTTQEEAEAVAAEHFAFCPDNITGGDYNTLRVYAQHKVLNQQEWSFWWD
- a CDS encoding peptidoglycan-binding domain-containing protein codes for the protein MRSNVLARTLVGVTAVVGLSVGSLATAGTSFAASRPAAKSAVSAPTIGVPIPSNNFGLTTERAKNWQCRLRDNGYDPGPINGILGSESWRAAQSMFNDLGLRAGPVDGDPATNTLVPLQRYLNLFGYGIAVDGIFGVQTKSAFSDLNSTGC
- a CDS encoding calcium-binding protein, translating into MPAPRISRRTLRAASALGLAVGAGLAMTVALPTSAGAATASATVTKTNDNRLVYKAAPGQVNKVSAKATSTDGGDSITYVIDDVVPVGIAAGVPCTHPSASDLTKISCKATGGSSGSPFAVILISLGDRDDSISYDNATGQALNSALLMLGSGNDKAVDTGKVDGNEIDGEDGNDSVVVGTDAIVFGDAGNDTVRLGARSQALTFSGNDTVYADGVGNWVDAGPGNDHLYGGAGKQTLNGDAGNDTIRGGTGNDVLHGDAGNDILYGNSGNDTLYGEAGNDKLYGGPGHDRLSGGAGRNVVHQD
- a CDS encoding peptidoglycan-binding protein, producing the protein MSRWKQLPAELNPRARQLVIRLRRLKDHSGLSIRQLAAKTGYSPKSWERYLGGRTLPPREAVEALARIAGDDDPTRLLALHEVAAEGWASPRHLTPTQEPEPEPEPDMELLSAGPERPAPPGRSLLIALVAGAVTLVLAVSSAVLITVRIMNDDNDHDHDSSSAGATASIAPLAAPASSSSAPPELSYTCRLKRVDGLWYAGNSRTREDTVAYGNDGVEVAEAQCLLRRAGFSPGGIDGDFGPLTFGAVKALQKHAGLHVDGMVGPQTWKALRG
- a CDS encoding DUF397 domain-containing protein, which encodes MSTGLQWFKSSYSNSEGGACLEVAYTWRKSSYSGDEGGQCVEVATCPHTIHIRDSKNPDGSGPTFTVSPTAWTAFTTYSAAS
- a CDS encoding helix-turn-helix domain-containing protein, encoding MNSKKNRSAMRLLGSQVKAARMAAGLTQRQLAERAMVDEETIASVEQGRRRLMPSLARTLDKILDTKGTFEAGVENLPEIDQFPLYAEEYMRQEREAISLSWYDNAVVPGLLQTEAYARALLSSRLPAYDEDELETKVAGRISRQEILQRKTPPTMSFVVWEPALLWPNGGHETHRTQLHALREYSQLPGLSFQILPLNRTSHAGDAGPFILLETPDHQHLAYAESTRGSQWVSDPDEVSILTRKYAMLRTQALTIEDSRSLLDRLLGDQ
- a CDS encoding peptidoglycan-binding domain-containing protein, whose translation is MRSNVLARTLVGVTAVVGLSIGSLATAGTSFAASQTAANSAVSAQPASALASENFGLNTARAKNWQCWLRDNGYSPGTIDGDLGTNSWKAAQRFFNAQGLNAGTVDGDPGPNTIRALQRYLNFFGYGLSVDGQAGTNTRAAFWDFNAYGC
- a CDS encoding glycosyltransferase family 2 protein; translation: MPRVKVSVIVPVYNTGKYVDECAPSLLGQSLPADEYEVIYVDDGSTDDTLSRLRKIAAGHPNVQVHTQPNSGWPGAPRNVGMRHAKGEYMQFVDHDDKLGTEALEKLYEHAKRNDADVVLGKMSSTMVRPRRLFRYTVDACTIENDELMQSMSPHKMFRRAFVEEHGLRFPEGPWILEDLAFVSAAYLKAERIAILADYPVYYWMKRDDGGNNTQHRFNPRHGFWSNTRTIIGQFKDGTPASDDIDALQNRLLHRLYHVEVLSRAREPEILREDPAEQRQRFEAARKVALEEFPAAVREGLPAVSRLRAELLEADDFDGAVALAERVREVKARSEVGELRWEDGRLVADVTLDLLRGDGEPLVLVERDEKWYLDPELLTGVPGTDDGWEVPDPFRLAYAELVVKDRDREDWWYPEGDLAVRLRPLGEGRSQVIATGRLSLDPERMAGGRPLERGVHDVWAFVQLLGVDRLVRVTGTGTPGAPATTPALTGGRLALPYWTGSGQLALDVDQRQRKLGQDISAAAATNSERIEGSSLPLPYVAATPDGTPAHLKLTVGTLGVTADLLPAPGTTTARLRLPARLKLPDGRHPVGLPKTAAPLAYAIVGDGALLRLEGPAYAVGGGRRFLDAVADNRQVRRVRRMLGRRVQQPVADTETSV
- a CDS encoding helix-turn-helix domain-containing protein codes for the protein MNQLVSSLRELKTRTGLSLAGLAAKTPYSKSSWERYLNGKTLPPREAVEELCRLAGEPVGRCVALWEIAEAETSGRGASEGVTAPAPPPAPPASPVPDVAESGHRRGVAALAVLGSVCALAVGGVAVALLLLPHHPSPQASSTLPSTTGAVTGPRCHEASCEGRSPMTMHCGAQPDTLVTYRTATGAYLQLRHSGECGTTWARMWGGRIGDRIEMDVSGRTGGRAATVRRAQVRTSDEANTYIYTVMAVTGPGTVVRSCFRPVAGGKEECVDGRVR